One Candidatus Eisenbacteria bacterium DNA segment encodes these proteins:
- a CDS encoding glutamine synthetase family protein: MESLKTAKEVVKFCEERGVELIHLWFVDILGQLKAVAITLRELPTALAEGAGIDGSSVEGFARIYESDLVAMPDISTFQLLPWKVNGENVARLICDIHNPDGSPYMGDTRYVLRRLTKKLEKQGYTAYLGPEAEYFYFRGLKDRTLLDAAGYFDQVPDDIGTELRSRTVEALQAMEISVEASHHEVAHSQHEIDLRYAEALKMADQTITYRYVVKEIARQGGYYATFMPKPVFGQNGSGMHVHQSLFKNGKNVFFDAKDKQHLSKAARSYMAGLLNHMREITSVTNQWVNSYKRLVPGFEAPVYIAWAQRNRSALIRVPMYKPGKEKATRVELRCPDPACNPYLAFSVMLAAGLKGVEAGYALKPSVEDDIYEMDAAERKEHEIESLPGSLMEAIELTAKSKVVKETLGEHVFTKFIENK, translated from the coding sequence ATGGAGAGCCTCAAGACCGCAAAGGAAGTCGTCAAGTTCTGCGAAGAGCGCGGAGTCGAGCTGATCCACCTCTGGTTCGTGGACATCCTGGGCCAGCTCAAGGCCGTGGCGATCACGCTGCGGGAGCTCCCGACCGCGCTCGCCGAGGGAGCCGGGATCGACGGCTCCTCGGTCGAGGGATTCGCGCGCATCTACGAGAGCGACCTCGTCGCGATGCCCGACATCTCGACCTTCCAGCTGCTGCCGTGGAAGGTGAACGGCGAGAACGTCGCGCGGCTCATCTGCGACATCCACAATCCGGACGGATCGCCCTACATGGGGGATACGCGCTACGTCCTGCGCCGGCTCACGAAGAAGCTCGAGAAGCAGGGCTACACCGCGTATCTCGGTCCGGAGGCCGAGTACTTCTACTTCCGGGGGCTCAAGGACCGCACGCTCCTCGACGCCGCCGGCTATTTCGACCAGGTTCCGGACGACATCGGAACCGAGCTCCGGAGCCGCACGGTCGAGGCGCTCCAGGCGATGGAGATCTCGGTCGAGGCGTCGCACCACGAGGTCGCGCACAGCCAGCACGAGATCGACCTGCGCTACGCCGAGGCCCTCAAGATGGCGGATCAGACGATCACGTATCGCTACGTGGTCAAGGAGATCGCGCGGCAGGGAGGCTACTACGCCACGTTCATGCCGAAGCCGGTCTTCGGGCAGAACGGCAGCGGGATGCACGTCCACCAGTCGCTCTTCAAGAACGGCAAGAACGTGTTCTTCGATGCCAAGGACAAGCAGCACCTTTCGAAGGCCGCGCGCTCGTACATGGCCGGGCTCCTGAACCACATGCGGGAGATCACCTCGGTCACCAACCAGTGGGTCAACTCGTACAAGCGGCTGGTCCCGGGCTTCGAGGCCCCGGTCTACATCGCGTGGGCCCAGCGGAACCGCTCGGCGCTCATCCGGGTACCCATGTACAAGCCCGGCAAGGAGAAGGCGACGCGGGTCGAGCTCCGGTGCCCGGATCCCGCGTGCAACCCGTACCTCGCGTTTTCGGTTATGCTGGCCGCCGGTTTGAAGGGGGTCGAGGCGGGGTACGCGCTGAAGCCCTCGGTCGAGGACGACATCTACGAGATGGACGCCGCCGAGCGGAAGGAGCACGAGATCGAGAGCCTTCCGGGCAGCCTGATGGAGGCGATCGAGCTGACCGCCAAGTCGAAGGTCGTGAAGGAAACGCTCGGCGAGCACGTCTTCACCAAGTTCATCGAGAACAAGC
- a CDS encoding PadR family transcriptional regulator, with protein sequence MPVRGTTPYVILGLLRFGPLSGYEIRAELHRATSSFWTESYGQIYPALRALHGDGCVSLLAPGGALRGHRARRARGGRSKSVYAITAKGRKAFDVWLGIPPRAEPPRSELLMKLYLADRDFLEKPEAWLRELLEREQERLDHLERMQRDVPRIQHRHTNVRFWSFALAHGEAQARATIAWCRTVLASLTQIQQARDRRLAAAARRPPFE encoded by the coding sequence ATGCCCGTCCGCGGCACCACGCCGTACGTGATCCTCGGTCTTCTCCGCTTCGGCCCGCTCTCCGGATACGAGATCCGCGCGGAGCTTCACCGCGCCACGTCGAGCTTCTGGACCGAGAGCTACGGGCAGATCTATCCCGCGCTGCGCGCGCTGCACGGAGACGGCTGCGTGTCGCTGCTCGCCCCGGGCGGCGCCCTTCGTGGCCACCGGGCGCGCCGTGCGCGGGGCGGACGGTCCAAGTCGGTGTACGCGATCACCGCGAAGGGCCGGAAGGCGTTCGACGTCTGGCTCGGCATCCCGCCCCGCGCGGAGCCGCCCCGGAGCGAGCTCCTGATGAAGCTGTACCTGGCCGACCGGGATTTCCTCGAGAAGCCCGAGGCCTGGCTGCGCGAGCTTCTCGAGCGGGAGCAGGAGCGCCTCGACCACCTCGAGCGCATGCAGCGGGACGTCCCCCGCATCCAGCACCGGCACACCAACGTGCGGTTCTGGTCGTTCGCCCTGGCCCACGGGGAAGCCCAGGCAAGGGCGACGATCGCCTGGTGCCGGACCGTGCTGGCGTCCCTGACCCAGATCCAGCAGGCACGCGACCGCAGGCTGGCCGCCGCCGCGCGCCGGCCGCCGTTCGAGTAG
- a CDS encoding ATP-binding protein — MRRVEDHLAQLVRDVTDYAIFLLTPEGIVSTWNAGAERIKGYRADEIIGRHFSIFYTPDVAASGWPAVELERAVRFGRHEDEGWRVRKDGSRFWANVVITAMRGPDGEIEGFSKITRDLTERMRNEERLRQAAAHLEVRIEERTAELEHANRSLQAEIEERTKLEGELRRRVSQLAEEDRRKNEFLATLAHELRNPLAPIQYAHEILRLSAGDPGRSAEAHAILTRQLHQMVRLIDDLLDLSRITRNKLELRRERVDLATVLQDAAETTRPLIEAREHRVVIHHAETPIVLHADRARLAQVFSNLLSNAAKFTARGGSIEITAGREGTEGVVRVRDTGIGITPGMLPRIFDMFVQADRSLERTQSGLGIGLTLVQRIVQMHGGTVEVRSGGPGTGSEFTVRLPAEPEANGTVPARDERSAALAAEGATRRRVLVADDNEDAVRSLSLVLRAMGHEVVTARNGEEAVRLAETSRPDLALLDIGMPLVNGYDAARRIREQPWGAGIPLIALTGWGLEDDRRQASESGFDRHLVKPVDVDTLRALISELPGNRGPEERPTGP; from the coding sequence ATGCGCCGGGTCGAGGACCACCTGGCGCAGCTCGTCCGGGACGTCACGGACTACGCGATCTTCCTTCTCACGCCCGAGGGGATCGTATCGACCTGGAACGCGGGCGCGGAGCGGATCAAGGGCTACCGGGCGGACGAGATCATCGGCCGCCACTTCTCCATCTTCTATACCCCGGACGTGGCCGCCTCCGGCTGGCCGGCCGTCGAGCTCGAGCGCGCCGTCCGATTCGGACGGCACGAGGACGAGGGGTGGCGGGTCCGGAAGGACGGCTCCCGGTTCTGGGCGAACGTGGTCATCACGGCCATGCGCGGTCCCGACGGCGAGATCGAGGGATTCTCCAAGATCACCCGGGACCTCACGGAACGCATGCGGAACGAGGAGCGGCTCCGGCAGGCGGCCGCCCACCTCGAGGTTCGGATCGAGGAGCGCACCGCCGAGCTCGAACACGCGAACCGGTCGCTCCAGGCGGAGATCGAGGAGCGCACCAAGCTCGAGGGCGAGCTTCGCCGGCGCGTGTCGCAGCTCGCCGAGGAGGACCGCCGGAAGAACGAGTTCCTCGCGACGCTCGCCCACGAGCTGCGCAATCCGCTCGCGCCGATCCAGTACGCGCACGAGATCCTGCGTCTCTCCGCCGGCGATCCGGGCCGCAGCGCCGAAGCGCACGCGATCCTCACGAGGCAGCTCCACCAGATGGTCCGCCTCATCGACGATCTCCTCGACCTGTCCAGGATCACCCGGAACAAGCTCGAGCTGCGCCGGGAACGCGTGGACCTCGCGACGGTCCTCCAGGACGCCGCGGAGACGACGCGCCCGCTGATCGAGGCCCGGGAGCACCGCGTGGTGATCCATCACGCCGAGACACCGATCGTGCTCCACGCCGATCGCGCGCGCCTGGCTCAGGTGTTCTCGAATCTCCTGAGCAACGCGGCCAAGTTCACGGCCCGCGGCGGCTCGATCGAGATCACCGCGGGGCGGGAGGGGACCGAGGGCGTGGTTCGGGTCCGCGACACCGGAATCGGGATCACGCCCGGGATGCTGCCGCGGATCTTCGACATGTTCGTGCAGGCGGACCGCTCGCTCGAGCGAACCCAGAGCGGCCTCGGGATCGGACTCACGCTGGTCCAGCGCATCGTGCAGATGCACGGCGGCACCGTGGAGGTCCGAAGCGGAGGCCCCGGAACGGGCTCCGAGTTCACGGTCCGGCTCCCGGCCGAGCCGGAAGCGAACGGGACCGTGCCCGCGCGGGACGAGCGCTCGGCGGCGCTCGCGGCCGAAGGCGCCACGAGGCGCCGCGTGCTCGTCGCCGACGACAACGAGGACGCCGTCCGGAGCCTGAGCCTCGTGCTCCGCGCGATGGGACACGAGGTCGTCACGGCCCGGAACGGCGAGGAGGCGGTGCGCCTCGCGGAGACGAGCCGTCCGGATCTCGCCCTCCTGGACATCGGCATGCCGCTCGTGAACGGATACGACGCGGCGCGCCGGATCCGGGAGCAGCCGTGGGGAGCCGGCATTCCCCTGATCGCCCTGACCGGGTGGGGGCTCGAGGACGACCGCCGTCAGGCGAGCGAGAGCGGCTTCGACCGGCACCTCGTGAAGCCGGTCGACGTCGACACCCTTCGCGCGCTGATCTCCGAGCTGCCGGGAAACCGCGGGCCCGAGGAGAGGCCCACCGGGCCGTGA
- a CDS encoding secondary thiamine-phosphate synthase enzyme YjbQ, with protein MKSYRKTLTFHTGSRVDLVNITPEVEEAIRESGVHEGLCLVNAMHITASVFINDDEPGLHADYKRWLEELAPFSASADRYHHNRTGEDNADAHLKRQVMGREVVVAVTKGKLDFGPWEQIFYGEFDGRRAKRVLIKILGE; from the coding sequence GTGAAGTCCTACCGGAAGACCCTCACGTTCCACACGGGATCGCGCGTGGATCTCGTGAACATCACGCCCGAGGTGGAGGAAGCGATCCGGGAGAGCGGCGTGCACGAGGGGCTCTGCCTCGTGAACGCGATGCACATCACGGCGAGCGTGTTCATCAACGACGACGAGCCCGGGCTCCACGCCGACTACAAGCGATGGCTCGAGGAGCTGGCGCCCTTCAGCGCCAGCGCGGACCGGTATCACCACAACCGCACCGGAGAGGACAACGCGGACGCGCACCTGAAGCGGCAGGTCATGGGCCGGGAGGTCGTGGTGGCGGTCACGAAGGGCAAGCTCGATTTCGGTCCGTGGGAGCAGATCTTCTACGGCGAGTTCGACGGGCGCCGCGCCAAGCGGGTCCTGATCAAGATCCTCGGGGAGTAG
- a CDS encoding PAS domain-containing protein, translated as MRPFLRKLPAYGVAVLMTALMAYVRHALSPILGESAIFIPFVIPIIFAGAVGGMGPGLLATLLGALTILQFFIPPIHSLSVTRPSQGVGLSIYVLCGVTISIAAGALRASRARIQRKHAEVEAALGERDEAVARGTAAAEALRAAELQLRSITDAVPALVSYIDRDRRYRLVNQTYETWLGVPRDEIVGRPVREVLGETAWKVVGPKMEAAFAGEHVHYEAHVEYKNGTRWIDASYVPHRDATGSIVGIVVMVSDATGRKEREREVQIVTRRLQMVTDLMSAPVTSCGRDLRYRWVSRPYADWIGRAPEEIVGRRIEEILGREALEEIRPHVERVLNGEKVTFEAQAPFRGLGPRWIHAVYTPTRDEAGRVDGWIAVVLDIHERKEVETSLQLADRKKDEFLATLAHELRNPLAPIRHAVEILRSQSPADAEVAWARDIIDRQAAHMARLLDDLLDTSRVSHGKLKLWLKPMDLGSAIEEAVEGTRVTIEKRGQQLSVGLTRDPLPVLADRTRLVQIFMNLLSNAAKYTPAEGAIFVSARREESFIVADVRDTGIGIDADHLPHLFEMFSQPAPALERSETGLGIGLALVRALVEMHGGSISATSEGRDQGSTFTVRFPLAQAAVVEPEPAVRSDGADHPVRGRKVLIVDDLKDSADSLELLLRSAGHETWTAYDGTSAIEMAGRIRPDVVLLDVGLPGMNGYEVCRRIRAESWGRTMKIVAVTGWGTEEDRRQGAEAGFDRHLVKPIDPAVVRQLLIETPSENPA; from the coding sequence GTGAGGCCTTTCCTTCGCAAGCTCCCGGCGTATGGAGTGGCGGTCCTCATGACCGCGCTGATGGCGTACGTCCGGCACGCGCTCTCCCCCATTCTCGGAGAGAGCGCGATCTTCATTCCGTTCGTGATCCCCATCATCTTCGCGGGCGCGGTGGGAGGCATGGGTCCGGGCCTCCTCGCGACGCTGCTCGGCGCCCTCACAATCCTGCAATTCTTCATCCCGCCGATCCATTCCTTGTCCGTGACACGGCCGAGCCAGGGCGTGGGCCTCTCGATCTACGTCCTGTGCGGGGTGACGATCAGCATCGCCGCGGGCGCCTTGCGCGCGAGCCGCGCGCGCATCCAGCGCAAGCACGCCGAGGTGGAGGCGGCGCTCGGAGAGCGGGACGAAGCGGTCGCGCGTGGGACCGCCGCGGCCGAGGCGCTGCGCGCCGCGGAGCTCCAGCTCCGGTCGATCACGGACGCGGTTCCGGCCCTGGTCTCGTACATCGATCGGGATCGGCGCTACCGGCTCGTGAACCAAACGTACGAGACCTGGCTCGGCGTGCCGCGCGATGAGATCGTGGGCCGCCCGGTACGCGAGGTGCTCGGAGAGACGGCCTGGAAGGTGGTCGGTCCCAAGATGGAGGCCGCCTTCGCCGGGGAGCACGTCCATTACGAAGCGCATGTCGAGTACAAGAACGGGACGCGGTGGATCGACGCTTCCTATGTGCCCCACCGGGACGCGACGGGATCGATCGTCGGTATCGTCGTGATGGTCTCGGACGCCACCGGACGCAAGGAGCGGGAGCGCGAGGTCCAGATCGTGACGCGTCGTCTCCAGATGGTCACGGATCTCATGTCCGCCCCCGTCACGAGCTGCGGCCGTGACCTCCGGTACCGATGGGTGAGCCGCCCCTATGCCGATTGGATCGGACGTGCGCCTGAGGAGATCGTCGGAAGGAGGATCGAGGAGATTCTCGGAAGGGAGGCGCTGGAGGAGATTCGCCCGCACGTGGAGCGGGTTCTGAACGGGGAGAAGGTGACCTTCGAGGCGCAGGCCCCGTTCCGCGGCCTGGGTCCGCGCTGGATCCACGCGGTGTACACGCCGACTCGGGACGAGGCCGGCCGGGTCGACGGGTGGATCGCGGTGGTGCTCGACATCCACGAGCGCAAGGAGGTGGAGACCTCGCTCCAGCTCGCGGACCGCAAGAAGGACGAATTCCTCGCCACGCTCGCGCACGAGCTCCGGAACCCGCTCGCGCCGATCCGACATGCGGTGGAGATCCTCCGCTCCCAGAGTCCGGCGGATGCGGAGGTGGCATGGGCGCGGGACATCATCGACCGCCAGGCGGCCCACATGGCGCGTCTCCTGGACGACCTCCTCGACACGAGTCGCGTGAGCCACGGCAAGCTCAAGCTCTGGCTCAAGCCGATGGATCTGGGCTCGGCGATCGAGGAGGCGGTCGAAGGGACGCGCGTCACGATCGAGAAGCGCGGCCAGCAGCTCTCGGTCGGACTGACGCGAGACCCCCTGCCGGTTCTGGCCGACCGCACACGCCTCGTTCAGATCTTCATGAACCTGCTGAGCAACGCCGCCAAGTACACGCCGGCCGAAGGGGCGATCTTCGTATCCGCACGGCGCGAGGAGAGCTTCATCGTGGCGGACGTGCGGGACACCGGGATCGGCATCGACGCCGACCATCTTCCCCACCTCTTCGAGATGTTCTCCCAGCCGGCTCCCGCGCTGGAACGTTCCGAGACGGGGCTCGGAATCGGGCTCGCTCTCGTGCGGGCGCTCGTGGAGATGCACGGCGGCTCGATCTCCGCCACGAGCGAGGGCAGGGACCAGGGAAGCACGTTCACGGTTCGGTTTCCGCTCGCGCAGGCGGCCGTCGTGGAGCCGGAGCCTGCGGTGCGAAGCGACGGTGCGGATCATCCGGTGAGGGGACGCAAGGTCCTCATCGTCGACGATCTCAAGGACAGCGCCGACAGCCTCGAGCTTCTCCTCCGAAGCGCGGGGCACGAGACCTGGACGGCGTACGACGGAACGAGCGCGATCGAGATGGCCGGGCGGATCCGGCCGGATGTGGTGCTCCTGGACGTGGGGCTTCCGGGGATGAACGGATACGAGGTCTGCCGGCGCATCCGCGCCGAGTCGTGGGGCCGGACCATGAAGATCGTCGCCGTCACGGGGTGGGGCACGGAGGAGGATCGCCGTCAGG